The stretch of DNA GCAAAATTCCCAAAATGTGGGAAAAGTATTTCCCAATTAATACCGAGTAGCAGCCTAAAATATAATAATGATGAGATTACCACGTCGCTATCGCTCCTCGTAATGACGGATAGGTACGCCCACGCACAGCCCACGCCGTCATTGCGAACCCCCGCAGGGGGTGTGGCAATCTCATCCTTTTTCTATAACATTTTGTTATATTTTTGAACTCAACTTTGGTGTTATAATATTTTTGCAACGGTCTCAAGTTGACAAAAAAAATGCGAAGAGTTATATTAACACTGTTAATATTAAATATCATCGTTAAGGAATAATAATTATATGGGTATCAAGGAAAAGAGAGCTAACTATAAAGAAGAGTTCCGCAGGGAAATTCTCGATTCGGCCCGTGAGCTTTTCATTAAAGATGGTTGTGAAAAATTCTCAATGAGGAAATTTGCCGAAAAAATAGGCTATTCGCCGACAACCATCTATCTTTATTTTAAAAATAAGGACGAACTGCTTCTTGCCATTTGCGAAGAGGTCTCCGAACAATTCTTAAACAATATCAGGCATATAAGGGCGCGTCAGAGCAATCCCCTTGATGCTCTGCGTCAAGCCTTGCTTAATTTCATTGACTTTGGGTTTGACAATCCTAATGAATACAAGGTGTTTTTTTTCACGACGCTCAATGTCTATAGTGAGCCGGAGGAGTTTATGGGAAAAAAGTCAATGCGGCGGGATTCATATTTAGAATTCAGAAGACTAGTGGAGGATTGCATCGAGGCGGGAAAACTTCGCCGCATGGATATAGACGTATTAACGCAGGTGCTTGCAACAGCAATTCACGGTCTGCTGGCTATGACCACCTATAACAGCAGTTTCCCCTGGGCTGAACGAAAAGTCCTTGCCGCTACATTGGTTGATGGTTTATTGAGGGGCTACCGGACGTGATTTTTTTACCTGTAAAATTAACGCTTGTCAAGCACAAGGTTCATATAACGTTATCATATATTTTTTGTACCGAGTTGCAGTCAGAGTATAACAAGGCGGCAAGGAGAAAGCGACGGAGGCGTACTTTTACAGGGGATTCCCCTTTAGGGGAGACGTTGAGGAGCTTTTGACGATGCCAACGAAGTTAGGCGATAGAATGCGACTTGAGACCGTTGCAAAATTCCCAAAATGTGGGAAAAGTATTTCCCAATTAATACCGAGTAGCAGCCTAAAATATAATAATGATGAGATTACCACGTCGCTATCGCTCCTCGTAATGACGGATAGGTACGCCCACGCACAGCCCACGCCGTCATTGCGAACCCCCGCAGGGGGTGTGGCAATCTCATCCTTTTTCTATAACATTTTGTTATATTTTTGAACTCAACTTTGGTGTTATAATATTTTTGCAACGGTCTCAACTCGGTATTACAGAAACAGGAGGAAACAAACATGACGTTCGCAGAGCTGTTTATTCTATACATGAAAAGAGCCAGGATAATTACTATCATTGTACTACTTGCAGGATACATTGT from Nitrospirota bacterium encodes:
- a CDS encoding TetR/AcrR family transcriptional regulator gives rise to the protein MGIKEKRANYKEEFRREILDSARELFIKDGCEKFSMRKFAEKIGYSPTTIYLYFKNKDELLLAICEEVSEQFLNNIRHIRARQSNPLDALRQALLNFIDFGFDNPNEYKVFFFTTLNVYSEPEEFMGKKSMRRDSYLEFRRLVEDCIEAGKLRRMDIDVLTQVLATAIHGLLAMTTYNSSFPWAERKVLAATLVDGLLRGYRT